A window of Citrus sinensis cultivar Valencia sweet orange chromosome 7, DVS_A1.0, whole genome shotgun sequence contains these coding sequences:
- the LOC102612290 gene encoding subtilisin-like protease, whose product MASLLINLIFLFSFYPAIAVTGNEIGANVLQTYIVRVQKPEQGTFSTEKDLERWYHSFLPATVSKSPADDHHQSRILYCYKNVMSGFAARLTAEEVKAMETKKGFISAHVETYLGTHTTNSPKFLGLNQNSGLWKDSNLGKGVIIGVIDSGVKPDHPSFSDEGMPPPPAKWKGKCELEGATCNNKVIGVRNFLSSIGEPAVDDMGHGTHTASTAAGNFVSGANTFGLANGTAVGMAPLAHLAIYKTGNGKHQEGFQSRIAAAIEAAVQDGVDVISISYGSPPLAFYDDPIASAAFTAVRNGIFVSCAAGNKGPDPSSSTNGAPWILTVGASTTDRSIVASAQLGNHATYDVEILFMLVNFTSMQLPLVYPGGRNSSAAFCLPGSLNNIDVKGKVVVCERDGNMRRNETEYYVKEAGGAAMILISDKFDAYSAILETHVLPAVQVGYATGESIKAYINSTPSPTVAILLRTGNKKSAPEVASLSARGPNKVSPGILKPDIIGPGVSILAAWPSSQENITKTKATFEIADGTSMSCPHLSGIAALLKSTHPDWSPAAIKSAIMTTADIVNLEGKPIINNYNLLPADLFAVGAGHVNPSKTNDPGLIYDIQPDDYVPYLCGLNYTDQQVQTIVDHDVQCSKVPSIAEAELNYPSFSIKLGSSPQTYNRTITNVGEANSSYTHQIVAPEGVEISVQPNEISFTERNQKVTYSITFTRSQKTSASYAQGYLSWVSTQHTVRSPIAVSFE is encoded by the coding sequence ATGGCTTctcttttaataaatctaatttttttattcagttTCTACCCGGCGATTGCTGTGACGGGCAATGAGATCGGTGCAAATGTATTACAGACGTACATTGTTCGTGTGCAAAAGCCAGAGCAGGGTACTTTCTCCACGGAAAAAGATTTAGAAAGATGGTACCATTCGTTCTTGCCGGCTACCGTCTCAAAATCACCAGCCGatgatcatcatcaatcaCGCATCCTGTATTGCTACAAGAATGTGATGTCAGGTTTTGCTGCCAGGCTGACAGCAGAGGAAGTGAAGGCCATGGAAACAAAGAAGGGTTTTATATCAGCCCATGTTGAAACGTATCTGGGAACACATACAACAAACAGCCCTAAATTCTTGGGTTTGAATCAAAATTCAGGATTGTGGAAAGATTCAAATTTGGGTAAAGGAGTTATTATTGGAGTAATAGACTCAGGAGTGAAACCCGATCACCCTTCATTTAGTGATGAAGGAATGCCGCCACCACCAGCAAAGTGGAAAGGGAAATGTGAATTAGAAGGGGCGACTTGTAATAACAAGGTAATTGGGGTAAGAAATTTCCTTAGTAGCATTGGTGAGCCAGCTGTTGATGATATGGGGCATGGAACCCACACGGCAAGCACGGCCGCTGGGAATTTCGTGAGTGGTGCCAATACGTTTGGTTTGGCCAATGGGACTGCAGTAGGCATGGCACCTTTAGCTCACTTAGCAATATACAAAACTGGTAATGGAAAACATCAGGAAGGTTTTCAGAGTAGAATTGCTGCTGCAATAGAAGCTGCTGTTCAAGACGGTGTTGATGTGATTTCGATTTCATATGGTTCTCCTCCTTTAGCATTTTATGATGATCCAATTGCATCAGCAGCATTTACTGCTGTTCGAAATGGCATTTTTGTGAGCTGTGCGGCAGGGAATAAGGGACCGGATCCTAGTAGTTCAACTAATGGGGCTCCATGGATTCTTACTGTGGGAGCAAGCACCACTGATAGAAGCATAGTTGCATCGGCACAGCTAGGAAATCATGCAACATATGACGTCGAAATCCTTTTCATGCTGGTCAATTTCACTTCCATGCAATTGCCTCTTGTTTACCCTGGCGGGAGGAATTCATCGGCAGCATTTTGCTTGCCAGgatctttaaataatattgatgTCAAAGGCAAAGTAGTGGTATGCGAGAGAGATGGAAATATGAGGAGAAATGAAACGGAATATTATGTCAAGGAAGCTGGTGGTGCTGCCATGATTCTAATAAGTGACAAGTTTGATGCTTATAGTGCTATACTCGAAACACATGTACTTCCAGCAGTGCAAGTAGGTTATGCAACTGGGGAGAGTATTAAAGCTTATATAAATTCAACACCGTCACCAACTGTTGCAATATTATTAAGAACAGGCAACAAGAAATCTGCACCTGAAGTTGCCAGTCTATCAGCAAGAGGACCCAACAAAGTAAGCCCTGGAATCTTGAAGCCAGATATTATTGGACCCGGTGTGAGCATATTAGCTGCCTGGCCATCTTCTCAGgaaaacataacaaaaacaaaagccaCATTTGAGATTGCAGATGGCACGTCAATGTCTTGCCCGCATCTTAGCGGTATTGCAGCTTTGCTCAAAAGCACCCATCCTGACTGGTCACCTGCTGCTATAAAATCCGCCATCATGACTACTGCTGATATAGTAAATCTTGAAGGCAAGCCAATTATTAATAACTACAATCTTCTACCAGCTGATTTATTTGCTGTTGGTGCAGGCCACGTTAACCCATCAAAAACAAATGATCCAGGGCTTATTTACGATATCCAGCCCGATGATTATGTTCCTTATTTATGTGGCTTGAATTACACAGACCAACAGGTACAAACCATTGTGGATCATGACGTGCAATGTTCAAAAGTGCCAAGCATTGCTGAAGCAGAGCTAAATTATCCTTCATTTTCTATCAAATTGGGGTCTAGCCCTCAAACATATAATAGGACAATAACAAACGTGGGCGAAGCTAATTCATCCTACACTCATCAGATTGTTGCCCCAGAAGGAGTAGAGATTAGCGTACAACCTAATGAAATATCTTTTACGGAAAGAAATCAAAAGGTGACATACTCGATAACATTCACTAGAAGCCAGAAAACAAGTGCATCTTATGCCCAAGGATATTTAAGCTGGGTTTCAACTCAACATACTGTGAGGAGCCCTATTGCTGTAAGTTTTGAGTAA